A region of Periophthalmus magnuspinnatus isolate fPerMag1 chromosome 13, fPerMag1.2.pri, whole genome shotgun sequence DNA encodes the following proteins:
- the zgc:114130 gene encoding mRNA decay activator protein ZFP36L1 yields MPSYSLNQFTDLEEMMCKQLLGLDLREQNRPLSMAMKTPGYIGQRSNSSFSLSSLCPSESSDMFPSPSQWRQSPESPLSPQLPNSTQWGKAGFLAQRSISMVETNSMAAASLCWPGSELSTAALSSSSLSASSVSSSSSSSRYKTELCRSFTENGLCKYGSKCQFAHGIDELRDLNRHPKYKTEPCRTFHTIGFCPYGIRCHFVHNNEEERKQSISRSSSSSSSSSTGVPTQAPSTRPNRPPLIRHSFSFAGFPSAPQSVSPAHHTSAFTRAPSASPPTCADITDLLSQAFLELDSAFEASPAHQQYQPPQSQASAGDPRSPFLPSPDSGCSSPTLRQSPGAPGAFGPLGTRSLSYTSLSDQDQDGGSSSSSLSGSEPGCGLNEASGKRLAVFSQLSVPDDPAAFFI; encoded by the exons ATGCCATCGTACTCTCTCAACCAGTTCACTGATCTGGAGGAAATGATGTGCAAG CAGCTGCTGGGCCTTGACCTGAGGGAGCAGAACAGGCCTCTCTCAATGGCCATGAAAACCCCAGGCTACATTGGTCAGCGGAGCAACTcttccttttccctctcttcacTGTGCCCCTCCGAGTCTTCGGACATGTTCCCGTCCCCCAGCCAATGGAGACAGTCTCCAGAAAGTCCTCTGTCACCTCAGCTTCCCAATTCCACCCAATGGGGAAAAGCGGGTTTCCTGGCCCAGCGATCTATCAGTATGGTGGAGACCAACAGCATGGCTGCTGCAAGTCTTTGCTGGCCTGGGAGTGAGCTCAGCACTGCAGCTCTGAGCAgctcctctctgtctgcctcctcagtctcctcatcctcttcttcatcaCGCTACAAGACTGAACTGTGCCGTTCCTTCACCGAAAATGGCCTCTGCAAGTACGGAAGCAAGTGCCAGTTTGCACATGGAATTGATGAACTGCGTGACCTCAACAGACACCCGAAGTACAAGACTGAGCCATGCCGCACTTTTCACACCATTGGCTTCTGTCCCTACGGCATCCGCTGTCACTTTGTGCACAacaatgaagaggagaggaagcagtccatctctcgctcctcttcctcgtcaTCTTCATCCTCCACTGGTGTTCCAACTCAGGCCCCCTCCACACGCCCCAACAGACCTCCCCTGATCAGACACAGCTTTAGCTTTGCTGGTTTCCCCTCAGCTCCTCAGAGTGTGTCACCTGCTCACCACACCTCAGCCTTCACACGTGcaccctctgcctctcctccaacCTGTGCTGACATCACCGATCTGCTGTCCCAGGCCTTCTTGGAGCTGGACTCTGCCTTTGAGGCTTCCCCGGCTCATCAGCAGTACCAGCCCCCACAGAGCCAGGCCTCTGCAGGTGACCCACGCTCTCCATTCCTCCCCTCTCCAGATTCAGGCTGCTCCTCCCCCACACTGAGGCAGAGTCCAGGGGCCCCTGGAGCCTTTGGACCATTGGGCACCAGATCTCTGTCCTACACGTCCCTGTCTGACCAGGACCAGGATGGAGGGAGCTCCAGTAGCTCTCTGAGCGGCTCGGAGCCCGGCTGTGGCCTTAACGAAGCCAGTGGCAAACGCTTGGCTGTGTTCAGTCAGCTCTCTGTCCCTGACGATCCTGCAGCCTTCTTCATTTAG
- the zgc:162730 gene encoding mRNA decay activator protein ZFP36 has product MSDMLDDIFKKNFLNLTLDEDFPPSQARNKGRLNRSASFFSPPSPLAAPCHSLSSGDINNEDNGPIWSNIWSQAPISKPKQPPFRPDRSMSLTDSSSLLATLGQLKSLEGFPSGPSTTVAPPPGFAPSANLQAQMQPMLASNRYKTELCRGFQETGSCKYGNKCQFAHGEAELRGLYRHPKYKTEPCRTFYNFGYCPYGSRCHFIHEEKIGGSQAKLQRQAVTTASSTQNPRHQLRQSLSFAGFLHSRSSPPPAFPNSFNDPNLVFSRAPSVSPPPADLLSPVFNDSFPRETSAFQFGPQLTRASAGDLHNIPLIVEPKATRCVCGHGNNLLNDRVFPTREDMLPAPVSLGKAAGLQRFSSEDSLEDCYSSSSGGSSGSESPTFDVSNTKRLIVFERLSLSE; this is encoded by the exons ATGTCCGATATGCTCGACGATATCTTCAAAAAG AACTTTTTAAATCTGACCCTGGATGAAGATTTCCCCCCTTCACAAGCTCGAAACAAGGGCCGTCTGAACCGCTCggcctccttcttctctcccccctcccctcttgcAGCTCCCTGCCACAGCCTGAGCTCAGGAGACATTAATAATGAGGACAACGGCCCAATCTGGTCCAACATCTGGAGCCAGGCTCCCATCTCCAAACCCAAACAGCCGCCTTTCAGGCCCGACCGCTCCATGAGCctgactgacagcagcagcctGCTGGCCACGCTGGGGCAGCTCAAGAGTCTGGAGGGTTTTCCCTCAGGGCCCTCCACCACAGTGGCTCCACCACCCGGCTTTGCCCCTTCTGCCAATCTCCAAGCTCAAATGCAGCCTATGTTGGCATCCAATCGTTACAAGACTGAACTGTGCCGTGGTTTCCAAGAAACTGGCAGCTGCAAATATGGCAACAAATGCCAGTTTGCCCATGGGGAAGCTGAGCTGCGTGGACTGTACCGCCACCCTAAGTACAAAACAGAGCCTTGCAGAACCTTCTACAACTTTGGCTACTGCCCCTATGGCTCACGTTGCCACTTCATCCATGAGGAGAAGATTGGTGGTAGCCAGGCCAAGCTTCAACGCCAAGCAGTAACCACAGCATCCAGCACTCAAAATCCTCGTCACCAGCTTCGTCAAAGTCTGAGTTTTGCTGGTTTCCTGCACTCTCGCAGCTCACCTCCACCTGCATTCCCCAACTCTTTCAATGATCCCAATCTGGTCTTCAGCCGCGCCCCTTCTGTTTCCCCACCTCCTGCTGATCTTCTCTCTCCAGTTTTTAACGATTCCTTTCCACGTGAAACTTCAGCATTCCAGTTTGGACCCCAGCTGACCCGTGCCAGTGCTGGGGACCTCCACAACATTCCTCTGATCGTGGAACCAAAAGCCACACGCTGTGTGTGCGGCCATGGGAATAACCTCCTGAATGACAGAGTCTTCCCCACCAGGGAGGATATGCTGCCAGCTCCAGTGTCCTTGGGGAAAGCTGCAGGTCTCCAGCGTTTCTCCTCCGAGGACTCCCTGGAGGACtgctacagcagcagcagtggaggATCCAGTGGATCCGAGTCTCCCACCTTTGACGTATCGAACACCAAGAGGCTCATTGTCTTTGAGCGCTTGTCCCTATCCGAATGA